One region of Salinibacterium sp. TMP30 genomic DNA includes:
- a CDS encoding PPK2 family polyphosphate kinase: protein MSTLTPVSVDFELASIDPSSTPEFDADKKDAEKALEKNGERLAELQERLFAESKYGGERRVLLVLQAMDTAGKGGILRHVIGGVDPQGVQIHAFKAPTEEEKSHDFLWRIRKELPTAGNIGVFDRSHYEDVLIHRVRGFSTLETIEERYGIIQEFEKELVAQGTTIIKVMLHISADEQKERLAERLDRDDKHWKYNPGDVDERLLWGEYQKAYEIALRRTTTENAPWYVIPSNHKWYARWAVQQLLLEALEGLDPQWPEADYDVEAEKVRLANS from the coding sequence ATGAGCACCCTCACCCCTGTCTCCGTCGATTTTGAGCTCGCCAGCATTGATCCGTCATCAACTCCCGAGTTTGACGCTGACAAGAAGGATGCCGAAAAGGCGCTCGAAAAAAACGGAGAACGGCTTGCCGAGCTGCAAGAGCGACTCTTCGCCGAGAGCAAGTATGGTGGCGAGCGTCGCGTTCTCCTGGTGCTGCAGGCGATGGATACGGCGGGCAAGGGCGGCATCCTGCGTCACGTGATTGGCGGTGTTGATCCGCAGGGTGTGCAGATTCACGCTTTTAAGGCGCCAACCGAGGAAGAGAAGTCGCATGACTTCTTGTGGCGCATCCGCAAAGAGCTCCCCACCGCGGGCAACATCGGGGTCTTCGATCGTTCTCACTACGAAGACGTGCTGATTCACCGGGTGCGTGGATTCTCCACGCTTGAGACGATCGAAGAGCGTTACGGCATCATCCAAGAGTTCGAGAAAGAGCTCGTAGCGCAGGGAACCACGATCATCAAGGTCATGCTGCATATCAGCGCTGACGAGCAAAAGGAGCGGTTAGCGGAACGGCTCGACCGCGACGACAAGCATTGGAAGTACAACCCTGGCGATGTGGATGAGCGACTGCTGTGGGGCGAATACCAGAAGGCCTATGAGATCGCCCTTCGTCGCACCACCACCGAAAATGCGCCATGGTATGTGATTCCTTCAAACCACAAGTGGTATGCGCGCTGGGCTGTGCAGCAGCTTCTGCTTGAGGCTCTCGAGGGGCTTGACCCGCAGTGGCCGGAAGCCGATTACGACGTTGAGGCCGAGAAGGTGAGGCTCGCCAACAGCTAG
- the ubiE gene encoding bifunctional demethylmenaquinone methyltransferase/2-methoxy-6-polyprenyl-1,4-benzoquinol methylase UbiE, producing the protein MNKRPDDVAGMFDGVAKHYDRTNTVLSAGNALLWRAATVRAVAPAAGERILDIASGTGTSSAALHRNGARVVGLDFSPGMVEQALKRHKKIEFIQGDAEKLPFGDDEFDAVTISFGLRNVNDPRAALSEMYRVVKPGGRLVITEFSKPPVAILRAGYFTYLNRVMPIIADRTSSNPEAYTYLAESIREWPDQGELSQWIRAAGFTRVAYRNLTAGIVAMHRGHKPADETVLASVAKRKDLATRPIKTIKTSKDAKPKP; encoded by the coding sequence ATGAATAAGCGACCGGACGACGTGGCCGGGATGTTCGACGGTGTCGCAAAACATTACGACCGCACGAATACCGTTTTATCGGCTGGAAATGCACTTCTGTGGCGAGCGGCCACGGTGCGGGCGGTTGCTCCAGCGGCGGGCGAACGCATCCTCGATATCGCTTCTGGCACGGGAACGAGTTCTGCTGCACTCCACCGCAATGGCGCCAGAGTCGTTGGACTCGACTTTTCCCCCGGCATGGTTGAGCAGGCCCTCAAGCGTCATAAGAAGATCGAATTCATTCAGGGCGACGCAGAGAAACTCCCATTCGGCGACGATGAGTTCGATGCTGTAACGATCAGCTTTGGTCTGCGCAATGTCAATGATCCTCGTGCCGCTCTCTCTGAGATGTACCGGGTGGTGAAGCCTGGTGGTCGACTGGTGATCACAGAATTTTCGAAGCCGCCCGTCGCGATCCTGCGCGCTGGCTACTTCACCTACTTAAACCGTGTGATGCCGATCATCGCTGACCGCACGAGTTCCAATCCTGAGGCCTACACCTACCTCGCGGAGTCGATTCGTGAGTGGCCAGATCAGGGTGAACTCAGTCAGTGGATTCGGGCTGCCGGATTCACTAGGGTTGCCTACCGTAATCTCACTGCGGGCATTGTTGCCATGCACCGCGGCCACAAGCCCGCTGATGAAACCGTGCTCGCGTCGGTTGCTAAGCGCAAAGACCTTGCCACTCGGCCCATTAAGACCATCAAGACTTCCAAAGA
- a CDS encoding isochorismate synthase, with the protein MASAREPLTIVTRPSASVGDILDWISPSNPLAFVRDGEGIVGIGELLRLEFRGPNRFSEAATAWSEISRTAIVHDSVKRAGTGLVALGSFAFADSSAAVSVLIVPRIITGSRNGIQWVTSITVGEVGGLPDTTDVLASIPRTPHGSPVHISFTPGEMSAKGFTSTVRAALREISHRNAAKIVIARDQVATLPAGADLRVPIEALTHRYPDTFTFAIDGLIGSSPETLVRVHNGHVSARVLAGSAARGEDRISDGRAAATLAASPKDQQEHALALASVMDALQPLSSELVAASTPFALQLPNLWHLATDIEGQLTERSSALDLIEILHPTAAVAGAPTPSAIRIIDKLEGFDRGRYAGPVGWVDANGNGEWAVALRCAQVDGTRITAYAGAGIVAGSDAKRELAETELKFRPIIEAFG; encoded by the coding sequence ATGGCTAGCGCTCGCGAACCACTCACGATTGTTACGCGTCCGAGCGCATCTGTCGGCGACATCCTCGACTGGATCTCCCCCAGCAACCCCCTCGCCTTCGTACGCGACGGCGAGGGAATCGTCGGAATCGGTGAGTTGCTCCGCCTCGAATTCCGCGGCCCCAATCGGTTTTCCGAGGCGGCGACAGCGTGGAGTGAGATTTCGCGCACCGCAATCGTTCACGACAGTGTCAAGCGGGCGGGAACTGGACTTGTCGCGCTCGGCAGCTTCGCGTTCGCCGACTCCTCCGCCGCTGTAAGCGTGCTCATTGTGCCCCGCATCATCACCGGCAGCCGAAACGGAATCCAGTGGGTAACCTCCATCACCGTCGGCGAAGTTGGCGGGCTCCCCGACACCACGGATGTTTTAGCCAGCATCCCCCGCACACCGCACGGCTCGCCCGTGCACATTTCCTTCACGCCCGGAGAAATGAGCGCTAAAGGTTTCACAAGCACCGTCAGAGCTGCGTTGCGCGAAATCTCCCACCGCAACGCCGCAAAAATTGTGATCGCCCGCGACCAAGTCGCCACCCTCCCCGCAGGCGCCGACCTTCGGGTACCGATCGAAGCGCTCACCCACCGCTACCCAGACACATTCACCTTTGCGATAGACGGACTCATTGGTTCGAGCCCCGAAACGCTGGTGCGGGTGCACAACGGACACGTTAGCGCCCGCGTCCTCGCGGGCAGTGCCGCGCGCGGCGAAGACCGAATCTCCGATGGGCGAGCCGCAGCAACCCTGGCAGCATCACCCAAAGATCAGCAAGAACATGCGCTTGCGCTTGCCAGCGTCATGGATGCCCTGCAGCCGCTGAGCAGTGAACTGGTTGCGGCATCCACCCCGTTTGCCCTTCAACTGCCGAACCTCTGGCATCTCGCCACCGACATTGAGGGCCAGTTGACTGAGCGTTCGAGCGCGCTCGACCTCATCGAAATACTGCATCCCACGGCGGCAGTGGCTGGCGCTCCCACCCCCTCAGCAATCCGGATCATCGACAAACTCGAGGGCTTTGATCGCGGTCGCTACGCCGGACCGGTCGGGTGGGTCGATGCGAATGGTAATGGCGAATGGGCGGTCGCACTTCGCTGTGCGCAAGTCGACGGCACGCGCATTACCGCGTATGCCGGTGCTGGCATTGTTGCGGGCTCGGACGCGAAGCGCGAGCTCGCCGAGACCGAACTGAAGTTCCGGCCGATCATCGAAGCGTTCGGCTAG
- the menD gene encoding 2-succinyl-5-enolpyruvyl-6-hydroxy-3-cyclohexene-1-carboxylic-acid synthase, giving the protein MTIRPTSSPATNFSVALLEEFVRLGVRDIVVSPGSRSQALALAAAEFEKQGLLRLRVRIDERVGAFLALGLAVETGSPVLVVTTSGTAVANLHPAVLEAHHSAVPLIIISADRPDSLRGIGSNQTTQQPGIFGTAVHQTWDVAAPTGAAGEMDAAAQLAREAIAAVNGPVHLNLSFDEPLSAPFTWQPSERDVAPEPAVARRHPFPDLFSDLDPVVETTTQHSPGAPTRLALSPAPATVVIAGTGAGPRAEQVARELGAPLIAEVASGAHFGPNLVVAYRELLNTANFGDRVARVIVFGHPTLSREIPALIQRAGVQTIVVRHPSVDDYNPGRCVRLFVDEVSVSGDATDRAWLGRWVSSSRQLLETESIAPDIDADAGTHAKSELAIVRTPVDRRMLAEAVWRATWPHDRLVLGASRLIREVDRVVPGKKIPVHANRGLAGIDGTISTALGIALASQAEAGNEGVTRVLLGDLAIFHDVGALMFGMGEPRPRIQVIVGNDGGGTIFDVLEVASQAGDSFDRVLLTQQNASIEALAVAYGWRYLSAATRGELDQALSAHPEPTIIEVPLGR; this is encoded by the coding sequence ATGACGATAAGACCAACTAGCTCTCCGGCAACTAATTTCTCGGTAGCCCTTCTCGAAGAGTTCGTTCGTCTCGGCGTTCGAGACATTGTGGTCAGCCCCGGTTCGCGTTCACAAGCACTTGCGCTCGCGGCAGCCGAATTTGAGAAGCAGGGGCTCCTGCGTCTGCGTGTACGAATCGACGAACGTGTCGGTGCTTTTCTCGCGCTGGGCCTCGCTGTTGAGACGGGCTCACCCGTTCTTGTTGTCACGACTTCAGGAACGGCCGTCGCCAACCTGCACCCCGCAGTGCTCGAGGCACATCACTCTGCCGTTCCTCTCATCATCATTAGTGCGGATCGCCCCGATTCGTTGCGCGGCATCGGCTCAAACCAGACCACGCAACAGCCGGGCATTTTTGGCACCGCTGTTCACCAAACCTGGGATGTCGCAGCGCCCACTGGGGCAGCAGGCGAGATGGATGCTGCGGCGCAACTAGCGCGCGAAGCCATCGCCGCCGTCAATGGCCCCGTGCACCTCAACCTCTCGTTCGACGAGCCGCTCTCCGCGCCGTTCACGTGGCAACCATCAGAGCGCGATGTCGCCCCCGAGCCAGCGGTAGCCCGCCGACATCCCTTCCCGGATCTCTTCAGCGACCTCGATCCTGTCGTGGAAACCACCACGCAGCACTCGCCAGGTGCGCCAACGCGACTTGCGCTCAGCCCCGCCCCCGCGACGGTCGTCATCGCCGGCACCGGTGCTGGGCCGCGGGCGGAACAGGTTGCTCGCGAACTGGGGGCACCACTAATTGCTGAGGTTGCCAGTGGGGCCCACTTCGGCCCCAACCTTGTCGTCGCCTACCGTGAGCTTCTCAACACCGCCAACTTTGGTGATCGAGTGGCGCGCGTAATCGTCTTCGGGCATCCCACGTTGAGTCGCGAGATTCCGGCGCTGATTCAACGAGCTGGGGTTCAGACCATTGTCGTGCGGCATCCATCTGTCGACGACTACAACCCCGGCCGCTGCGTTCGACTGTTCGTTGACGAAGTTTCTGTATCGGGAGATGCGACTGATCGAGCCTGGCTCGGCCGCTGGGTCAGCTCTAGCCGTCAGCTTCTTGAAACCGAAAGCATTGCGCCCGACATCGATGCGGATGCCGGCACGCACGCCAAGTCAGAGCTGGCGATTGTGCGTACCCCGGTTGACCGTCGCATGCTCGCCGAAGCTGTGTGGCGAGCAACGTGGCCGCACGACCGACTTGTGCTTGGTGCATCACGGTTGATCCGCGAAGTAGACCGCGTGGTTCCGGGCAAGAAGATTCCCGTACACGCTAACCGCGGCCTCGCGGGAATCGACGGGACGATCTCCACCGCACTCGGTATCGCCCTTGCCAGTCAAGCCGAGGCCGGAAATGAGGGCGTCACGCGGGTGCTGCTGGGCGATCTCGCGATTTTCCACGATGTTGGTGCACTCATGTTTGGGATGGGGGAGCCGCGCCCGCGCATCCAAGTCATTGTTGGCAACGACGGTGGTGGCACTATTTTTGACGTCCTCGAGGTTGCGAGCCAAGCTGGCGACAGCTTTGACCGCGTGTTGTTGACGCAACAGAACGCATCCATCGAAGCGCTCGCAGTGGCATACGGTTGGCGCTATCTATCCGCGGCGACGCGCGGTGAACTCGATCAGGCTCTCTCGGCGCACCCAGAGCCGACCATCATTGAGGTTCCGCTCGGCCGCTAG
- a CDS encoding DUF4229 domain-containing protein encodes MKPWIIYSLVRLGIFAAVFALLMVAQVDWWLSALIAAIVGFTVSYIFFGKLRDSVALDIVARRSGPSHDPDRNAEDAEADLTADRRDLEGDR; translated from the coding sequence GTGAAACCTTGGATCATTTACTCACTGGTGCGGCTCGGAATCTTCGCGGCGGTGTTTGCGCTGCTGATGGTCGCGCAGGTTGACTGGTGGCTTTCAGCCCTGATTGCCGCAATCGTCGGATTCACGGTGTCGTATATCTTCTTCGGCAAGCTCCGGGATTCCGTTGCCCTCGATATTGTTGCCCGACGTTCAGGCCCCAGCCACGACCCTGACCGCAATGCGGAAGATGCTGAAGCAGACCTCACCGCTGATCGGCGCGACCTAGAAGGCGATCGCTGA
- a CDS encoding PLDc N-terminal domain-containing protein, whose translation MPRLLVVLAFAVVAVDVFAIVDVILTDRRRVRALPKVLWLLVILLLPVIGVVLWFMLGKARSGSAGRTRTLAPDDDPDFLRNMRLKEEQDERIRRLEQELADLDDDDKTN comes from the coding sequence ATGCCTCGCTTACTGGTAGTTCTCGCTTTCGCGGTCGTCGCGGTCGACGTGTTCGCCATTGTGGATGTGATCCTGACTGACCGCCGTCGGGTGCGCGCACTTCCCAAAGTGTTGTGGCTGCTGGTCATTCTGCTTCTTCCCGTAATCGGGGTCGTGCTGTGGTTCATGCTCGGCAAGGCACGCAGTGGCAGTGCCGGTCGTACGCGCACGCTTGCCCCCGATGACGACCCGGATTTCTTGCGCAATATGCGCCTCAAAGAAGAACAAGATGAACGCATCCGCCGCCTTGAACAGGAACTAGCAGATCTCGACGATGACGATAAGACCAACTAG